From the genome of Gracilinanus agilis isolate LMUSP501 chromosome 2, AgileGrace, whole genome shotgun sequence, one region includes:
- the HARS2 gene encoding histidine--tRNA ligase, mitochondrial isoform X4 codes for MAIREKILNAVINCFKRHGAKGIDTPVFELKDFDIAGQFDPMIPDAECLKIIHEILNTLQLGDFLIKVNDRRVLDGMFAVCGVPDNKFRFICASVDKLGKMSWKDVRQEMIGKMGVTPDVADQIGDYIQQCGGVSLVEQLLQDPKLSQNKQALEGLGDLKLLFEYLTLFGIAEKISFDLSLARGLDYYTGVIYEAVLLQSPAQQGEEALGVGSVAAGGRYDGLVGMFDPKGRKVPCVGLSIGVERIFSIVEQRMEVGPLFRKIQATETQVLVATAQKNFLRERMKLIAELWDAGIRAEMLYKKNPSFLNQLHYCEETGIPLVAIIGEQELKDGVIKLRSVASREEVDIKREDIITEIQRRMSES; via the exons ATGGCTATTCGAGAGAAAATCCTTAATGCTGTCATCAACTGTTTCAAGCGTCATGGAGCTAAAGGAATAGACACTCCAGTGTTTGAACTAAAG GATTTTGACATTGCAGGGCAATTTGATCCTATGATCCCTGATGCAGAGTGTTTAAAGATCATACATGAAATTCTCAACACATTGCAGTTGGGAGACTTCCTAATTAAG GTGAATGACAGAAGAGTTCTGGATGGGATGTTTGCTGTCTGTGGTGTCCCTGATAACAAATTTCGTTTTATCTGTGCTTCAGTGGATAAGCTTGGCAAG ATGTCCTGGAAGGATGTGAGACAAGAGATGATAGGAAAGATGGGAGTCACCCCTGATGTAGCAGATCAAATTGGGGATTACATCCAACAGTGTG GTGGAGTGTCCCTAGTGGAGCAGCTACTGCAGGATCCCAAACTCTCACAGAACAAGCAGGCCCTGGAGGGATTGGGAGACCTGAAACTTCTGTTTGAGTATCTGACCCTGTTTGGTATTGCAGAGAAG ATCTCCTTTGACTTGAGCCTGGCTCGAGGCCTGGACTATTATACAGGGGTGATCTATGAAGCAGTGCTTCTTCAGAGCCCAGCCCAACAGGGGGAGGAAGCACTTGGTGTGGGCAGTGTGGCTGCTGGAGGGCGCTATGATGGACTTGTTGGCATGTTTGACCCCAAGGGTCGAAAGGTGCCATGTGTGGGGCTCAGCATTGGGGTTGAAAGGATCTTCTCCATTGTGGAACAGAGGATGGAGGTAGGACCTCTGTTTAGA AAAATACAAGCAACAGAGACACAGGTCCTTGTGGCTACAGCACAAAAGAATTTTCTTAGAGAACGAATGAAACTGATTGCAGAGCTCTGGGATGCTGGGATCAGG GCTGAGATGCTGTATAAGAAGAATCCCAGTTTCCTGAATCAGCTACATTACTGTGAGGAGACAGGCATCCCATTGGTGGCCATCATTGGAGAGCAAGAGCTAAAGGATGGTGTCATTAAGCTTCGTTCTGTGGCTAGTAGGGAAGAG GTAGACATTAAACGAGAAGATATCATAACCGAAATCCAGAGGAGAATGTCTGAATCCTGA
- the HARS2 gene encoding histidine--tRNA ligase, mitochondrial isoform X3 codes for MAIREKILNAVINCFKRHGAKGIDTPVFELKEVLTEKYGEESRLIYDLKDQGGELLALRYDLTVPFARYLAMNKIKKMKRYHVGKDFDIAGQFDPMIPDAECLKIIHEILNTLQLGDFLIKVNDRRVLDGMFAVCGVPDNKFRFICASVDKLGKMSWKDVRQEMIGKMGVTPDVADQIGDYIQQCGGVSLVEQLLQDPKLSQNKQALEGLGDLKLLFEYLTLFGIAEKISFDLSLARGLDYYTGVIYEAVLLQSPAQQGEEALGVGSVAAGGRYDGLVGMFDPKGRKVPCVGLSIGVERIFSIVEQRMEVGPLFRKIQATETQVLVATAQKNFLRERMKLIAELWDAGIRAEMLYKKNPSFLNQLHYCEETGIPLVAIIGEQELKDGVIKLRSVASREEVDIKREDIITEIQRRMSES; via the exons ATGGCTATTCGAGAGAAAATCCTTAATGCTGTCATCAACTGTTTCAAGCGTCATGGAGCTAAAGGAATAGACACTCCAGTGTTTGAACTAAAG GAAGTGTTAACAGAGAAGTACGGAGAAGAATCCAGACTCATCTATGATCTGAAGGATCAGGGTGGGGAGCTTCTAGCTCTTCGATATGACCTCACA GTCCCTTTTGCTCGTTATCTGGCCATGAATAAGATAAAGAAGATGAAACGCTATCATGTTGGAAAG GATTTTGACATTGCAGGGCAATTTGATCCTATGATCCCTGATGCAGAGTGTTTAAAGATCATACATGAAATTCTCAACACATTGCAGTTGGGAGACTTCCTAATTAAG GTGAATGACAGAAGAGTTCTGGATGGGATGTTTGCTGTCTGTGGTGTCCCTGATAACAAATTTCGTTTTATCTGTGCTTCAGTGGATAAGCTTGGCAAG ATGTCCTGGAAGGATGTGAGACAAGAGATGATAGGAAAGATGGGAGTCACCCCTGATGTAGCAGATCAAATTGGGGATTACATCCAACAGTGTG GTGGAGTGTCCCTAGTGGAGCAGCTACTGCAGGATCCCAAACTCTCACAGAACAAGCAGGCCCTGGAGGGATTGGGAGACCTGAAACTTCTGTTTGAGTATCTGACCCTGTTTGGTATTGCAGAGAAG ATCTCCTTTGACTTGAGCCTGGCTCGAGGCCTGGACTATTATACAGGGGTGATCTATGAAGCAGTGCTTCTTCAGAGCCCAGCCCAACAGGGGGAGGAAGCACTTGGTGTGGGCAGTGTGGCTGCTGGAGGGCGCTATGATGGACTTGTTGGCATGTTTGACCCCAAGGGTCGAAAGGTGCCATGTGTGGGGCTCAGCATTGGGGTTGAAAGGATCTTCTCCATTGTGGAACAGAGGATGGAGGTAGGACCTCTGTTTAGA AAAATACAAGCAACAGAGACACAGGTCCTTGTGGCTACAGCACAAAAGAATTTTCTTAGAGAACGAATGAAACTGATTGCAGAGCTCTGGGATGCTGGGATCAGG GCTGAGATGCTGTATAAGAAGAATCCCAGTTTCCTGAATCAGCTACATTACTGTGAGGAGACAGGCATCCCATTGGTGGCCATCATTGGAGAGCAAGAGCTAAAGGATGGTGTCATTAAGCTTCGTTCTGTGGCTAGTAGGGAAGAG GTAGACATTAAACGAGAAGATATCATAACCGAAATCCAGAGGAGAATGTCTGAATCCTGA
- the HARS2 gene encoding histidine--tRNA ligase, mitochondrial isoform X1 — protein MAIREKILNAVINCFKRHGAKGIDTPVFELKEVLTEKYGEESRLIYDLKDQGGELLALRYDLTVPFARYLAMNKIKKMKRYHVGKVWRRESPSIIRGRYREFCQCDFDIAGQFDPMIPDAECLKIIHEILNTLQLGDFLIKVNDRRVLDGMFAVCGVPDNKFRFICASVDKLGKMSWKDVRQEMIGKMGVTPDVADQIGDYIQQCGGVSLVEQLLQDPKLSQNKQALEGLGDLKLLFEYLTLFGIAEKISFDLSLARGLDYYTGVIYEAVLLQSPAQQGEEALGVGSVAAGGRYDGLVGMFDPKGRKVPCVGLSIGVERIFSIVEQRMETTKKIQATETQVLVATAQKNFLRERMKLIAELWDAGIRAEMLYKKNPSFLNQLHYCEETGIPLVAIIGEQELKDGVIKLRSVASREEVDIKREDIITEIQRRMSES, from the exons ATGGCTATTCGAGAGAAAATCCTTAATGCTGTCATCAACTGTTTCAAGCGTCATGGAGCTAAAGGAATAGACACTCCAGTGTTTGAACTAAAG GAAGTGTTAACAGAGAAGTACGGAGAAGAATCCAGACTCATCTATGATCTGAAGGATCAGGGTGGGGAGCTTCTAGCTCTTCGATATGACCTCACA GTCCCTTTTGCTCGTTATCTGGCCATGAATAAGATAAAGAAGATGAAACGCTATCATGTTGGAAAGGTTTGGCGAAGGGAGAGTCCCTCCATAATCCGAGGTCGATATCGGGAGTTTTGCCAGTGT GATTTTGACATTGCAGGGCAATTTGATCCTATGATCCCTGATGCAGAGTGTTTAAAGATCATACATGAAATTCTCAACACATTGCAGTTGGGAGACTTCCTAATTAAG GTGAATGACAGAAGAGTTCTGGATGGGATGTTTGCTGTCTGTGGTGTCCCTGATAACAAATTTCGTTTTATCTGTGCTTCAGTGGATAAGCTTGGCAAG ATGTCCTGGAAGGATGTGAGACAAGAGATGATAGGAAAGATGGGAGTCACCCCTGATGTAGCAGATCAAATTGGGGATTACATCCAACAGTGTG GTGGAGTGTCCCTAGTGGAGCAGCTACTGCAGGATCCCAAACTCTCACAGAACAAGCAGGCCCTGGAGGGATTGGGAGACCTGAAACTTCTGTTTGAGTATCTGACCCTGTTTGGTATTGCAGAGAAG ATCTCCTTTGACTTGAGCCTGGCTCGAGGCCTGGACTATTATACAGGGGTGATCTATGAAGCAGTGCTTCTTCAGAGCCCAGCCCAACAGGGGGAGGAAGCACTTGGTGTGGGCAGTGTGGCTGCTGGAGGGCGCTATGATGGACTTGTTGGCATGTTTGACCCCAAGGGTCGAAAGGTGCCATGTGTGGGGCTCAGCATTGGGGTTGAAAGGATCTTCTCCATTGTGGAACAGAGGATGGAG ACCACTAAGAAAATACAAGCAACAGAGACACAGGTCCTTGTGGCTACAGCACAAAAGAATTTTCTTAGAGAACGAATGAAACTGATTGCAGAGCTCTGGGATGCTGGGATCAGG GCTGAGATGCTGTATAAGAAGAATCCCAGTTTCCTGAATCAGCTACATTACTGTGAGGAGACAGGCATCCCATTGGTGGCCATCATTGGAGAGCAAGAGCTAAAGGATGGTGTCATTAAGCTTCGTTCTGTGGCTAGTAGGGAAGAG GTAGACATTAAACGAGAAGATATCATAACCGAAATCCAGAGGAGAATGTCTGAATCCTGA
- the HARS2 gene encoding histidine--tRNA ligase, mitochondrial isoform X2 gives MAIREKILNAVINCFKRHGAKGIDTPVFELKEVLTEKYGEESRLIYDLKDQGGELLALRYDLTVPFARYLAMNKIKKMKRYHVGKVWRRESPSIIRGRYREFCQCDFDIAGQFDPMIPDAECLKIIHEILNTLQLGDFLIKVNDRRVLDGMFAVCGVPDNKFRFICASVDKLGKMSWKDVRQEMIGKMGVTPDVADQIGDYIQQCGGVSLVEQLLQDPKLSQNKQALEGLGDLKLLFEYLTLFGIAEKISFDLSLARGLDYYTGVIYEAVLLQSPAQQGEEALGVGSVAAGGRYDGLVGMFDPKGRKVPCVGLSIGVERIFSIVEQRMEVGPLFRKIQATETQVLVATAQKNFLRERMKLIAELWDAGIRAEMLYKKNPSFLNQLHYCEETGIPLVAIIGEQELKDGVIKLRSVASREEVDIKREDIITEIQRRMSES, from the exons ATGGCTATTCGAGAGAAAATCCTTAATGCTGTCATCAACTGTTTCAAGCGTCATGGAGCTAAAGGAATAGACACTCCAGTGTTTGAACTAAAG GAAGTGTTAACAGAGAAGTACGGAGAAGAATCCAGACTCATCTATGATCTGAAGGATCAGGGTGGGGAGCTTCTAGCTCTTCGATATGACCTCACA GTCCCTTTTGCTCGTTATCTGGCCATGAATAAGATAAAGAAGATGAAACGCTATCATGTTGGAAAGGTTTGGCGAAGGGAGAGTCCCTCCATAATCCGAGGTCGATATCGGGAGTTTTGCCAGTGT GATTTTGACATTGCAGGGCAATTTGATCCTATGATCCCTGATGCAGAGTGTTTAAAGATCATACATGAAATTCTCAACACATTGCAGTTGGGAGACTTCCTAATTAAG GTGAATGACAGAAGAGTTCTGGATGGGATGTTTGCTGTCTGTGGTGTCCCTGATAACAAATTTCGTTTTATCTGTGCTTCAGTGGATAAGCTTGGCAAG ATGTCCTGGAAGGATGTGAGACAAGAGATGATAGGAAAGATGGGAGTCACCCCTGATGTAGCAGATCAAATTGGGGATTACATCCAACAGTGTG GTGGAGTGTCCCTAGTGGAGCAGCTACTGCAGGATCCCAAACTCTCACAGAACAAGCAGGCCCTGGAGGGATTGGGAGACCTGAAACTTCTGTTTGAGTATCTGACCCTGTTTGGTATTGCAGAGAAG ATCTCCTTTGACTTGAGCCTGGCTCGAGGCCTGGACTATTATACAGGGGTGATCTATGAAGCAGTGCTTCTTCAGAGCCCAGCCCAACAGGGGGAGGAAGCACTTGGTGTGGGCAGTGTGGCTGCTGGAGGGCGCTATGATGGACTTGTTGGCATGTTTGACCCCAAGGGTCGAAAGGTGCCATGTGTGGGGCTCAGCATTGGGGTTGAAAGGATCTTCTCCATTGTGGAACAGAGGATGGAGGTAGGACCTCTGTTTAGA AAAATACAAGCAACAGAGACACAGGTCCTTGTGGCTACAGCACAAAAGAATTTTCTTAGAGAACGAATGAAACTGATTGCAGAGCTCTGGGATGCTGGGATCAGG GCTGAGATGCTGTATAAGAAGAATCCCAGTTTCCTGAATCAGCTACATTACTGTGAGGAGACAGGCATCCCATTGGTGGCCATCATTGGAGAGCAAGAGCTAAAGGATGGTGTCATTAAGCTTCGTTCTGTGGCTAGTAGGGAAGAG GTAGACATTAAACGAGAAGATATCATAACCGAAATCCAGAGGAGAATGTCTGAATCCTGA
- the HARS2 gene encoding histidine--tRNA ligase, mitochondrial isoform X5 produces MAIREKILNAVINCFKRHGAKGIDTPVFELKDFDIAGQFDPMIPDAECLKIIHEILNTLQLGDFLIKVNDRRVLDGMFAVCGVPDNKFRFICASVDKLGKMSWKDVRQEMIGKMGVTPDVADQIGDYIQQCGGVSLVEQLLQDPKLSQNKQALEGLGDLKLLFEYLTLFGIAEKISFDLSLARGLDYYTGVIYEAVLLQSPAQQGEEALGVGSVAAGGRYDGLVGMFDPKGRKVPCVGLSIGVERIFSIVEQRMETTKKIQATETQVLVATAQKNFLRERMKLIAELWDAGIRAEMLYKKNPSFLNQLHYCEETGIPLVAIIGEQELKDGVIKLRSVASREEVDIKREDIITEIQRRMSES; encoded by the exons ATGGCTATTCGAGAGAAAATCCTTAATGCTGTCATCAACTGTTTCAAGCGTCATGGAGCTAAAGGAATAGACACTCCAGTGTTTGAACTAAAG GATTTTGACATTGCAGGGCAATTTGATCCTATGATCCCTGATGCAGAGTGTTTAAAGATCATACATGAAATTCTCAACACATTGCAGTTGGGAGACTTCCTAATTAAG GTGAATGACAGAAGAGTTCTGGATGGGATGTTTGCTGTCTGTGGTGTCCCTGATAACAAATTTCGTTTTATCTGTGCTTCAGTGGATAAGCTTGGCAAG ATGTCCTGGAAGGATGTGAGACAAGAGATGATAGGAAAGATGGGAGTCACCCCTGATGTAGCAGATCAAATTGGGGATTACATCCAACAGTGTG GTGGAGTGTCCCTAGTGGAGCAGCTACTGCAGGATCCCAAACTCTCACAGAACAAGCAGGCCCTGGAGGGATTGGGAGACCTGAAACTTCTGTTTGAGTATCTGACCCTGTTTGGTATTGCAGAGAAG ATCTCCTTTGACTTGAGCCTGGCTCGAGGCCTGGACTATTATACAGGGGTGATCTATGAAGCAGTGCTTCTTCAGAGCCCAGCCCAACAGGGGGAGGAAGCACTTGGTGTGGGCAGTGTGGCTGCTGGAGGGCGCTATGATGGACTTGTTGGCATGTTTGACCCCAAGGGTCGAAAGGTGCCATGTGTGGGGCTCAGCATTGGGGTTGAAAGGATCTTCTCCATTGTGGAACAGAGGATGGAG ACCACTAAGAAAATACAAGCAACAGAGACACAGGTCCTTGTGGCTACAGCACAAAAGAATTTTCTTAGAGAACGAATGAAACTGATTGCAGAGCTCTGGGATGCTGGGATCAGG GCTGAGATGCTGTATAAGAAGAATCCCAGTTTCCTGAATCAGCTACATTACTGTGAGGAGACAGGCATCCCATTGGTGGCCATCATTGGAGAGCAAGAGCTAAAGGATGGTGTCATTAAGCTTCGTTCTGTGGCTAGTAGGGAAGAG GTAGACATTAAACGAGAAGATATCATAACCGAAATCCAGAGGAGAATGTCTGAATCCTGA